CAGGGTCTATTCAGTCCAACAAACAGCCATTTTACAGCGGTAGTCATTTACTGCACTCttttctcccctccccccctccctctcccatcTAGTAATCCCTCAGTCCCTCCCGAGCTCTAGCCCCTGGGTACAGTCGCTCGGGGTGAAAACAGTCCAAATGTGTGAGCCATTTTACAGCACTACACATTTATTGCTCTTCTTTCCGCGGCGGGCCTGCAGCGCTGCCCTGGTGGCCATCTCGAACACCTCCCGCACGCCATCCTTGGTCTTAGCAGAGCACTCCATGTAACCGAAAGCTGCAATGCGACCGGCCATGTCCCGTCCCTCCTCTGACTTTACTGGCTCCTAATGGGTGATGAGAAAACAAGAATTTGGTTTAGGAACACATACACTGTACCCCACACATTGTCTAGAACATGCTAGCTAACAGAGCTAACTACTACTATAAATACTAGTGAAAGCTGTGATCTTTACTCATTTTACTTACTGCTCTGTACATCAGGCATCAATGATAGATATGGTTGAGCGGGAGGAGAGGTATTTCTAAGACAAGATGCATGCATGAAATGCTAGATGGTAATACTAGAAGCTGGTATTTCATGCTCATCTGTGTGCATCAGTCATGCATTTGCATGATAAACACAGAAATTGTGCaatatacataaaacacacCTTACATCCACATGACTGTTTAGTGTTTGGCAGAAGGCACACAGAATATCCAAAAATGGTAATAGCTctctatttaatatttaaaagaaggagaaaataaTTATGGTACCTGCTTCATCTTGGCCAGCTCTCGGCGTGTGTGCTCATCGTTGCGCAGGTCTTTCTTGTTTCCTACCAGGATGATGGGAACGTTGGGACAGAAGTGTTTGACCTCTGGGGTCCACTTCTCTGGAATGTTTTCTGTGAAGGAAAAATAGATCAATATTTATtggccattttattttgtgtgcatgtatgagGTAATTTAGCTGTCAGAATAAAATCCAATGGACATCCCATTACAATAGAGGTGGTGAATTTTaagattatatttaataataattcagcAGTGGGATAAACTAGCAATGGGAGGCCACCACAGCTcaataaaaggaaaaagaacTATACAAAATCGGTATTTGTAAGAGATGTGTACTGCACTTGCCCTGTGATAgagatatttttctttttgtgcctCTGTGAAGGTCTCACTTAAACTGGAAATGCTAATTatgatgtacattttttatttggaaTCCAACAAACTCATAGGAAACGCTGGTATCATTTGTTGCTACAATTGGAAACTCACATTAAAAATCTGACCATGAAACCTTTGCATGAAATCGCTTTGGTGGCGCAGCAATTACCCGTATCTTTAAATTAGTTAACAGTTAAATCACAGGATGGCAGCATTTTGATTTAATATAGAATGAGAGTCCCTTCAAAGATAAACCTGCTTTTGAGGACGAGAAACTCAAAGCACAAAGACGAGCCTCCATATCTCAACTGAGCATCAAGAGTTGTAAAAACACCGTTTTAAAGCGGAGAAGTAATGTCTGAAGAATGGTTATGTAAAACAATTTGAAATGACAAGCTCTAGTACAATAAGCCTTTGGTTTGTTGAAATAGTAACTTCCTCTCATTTAATCCATGCCTGCCACTTTAATGATCTGCAGCTTTTATCACCTTATTTTACGCAAATCCCTCTTCCATGTGATCACAGAAGTGCTGTTCATAATCATTATGCCTGAAAAGGGCTGCATGCCATTGCATGACAAACGATTTGTATCGGAGTGTGTCGGTGTGGTTGTGCAAATGTAAGCAGTTCTTCTCCGAGGTTGTATTTTATATCatgcatgactgtgtgtgtgtgtgtgtgtgtgtgtgtgtgtgtgtgtgtgtgtgtgtgtgtgtgtgtgtgtgtgttttttactcACCCAAGCTGTCAGGGCTGTCTATGGAGAAGCACATGAGGATGACGTCAGTGTCTGGATAGGAGAGAGGTCTCAGCCTGTCATAGTCCTCCTGACCCGCAGTATCCCAGAGAGCCAGCTCCACCTgacacgcatacatacatatacacacacacacattgagagaAGGACAAAGGAATGTGGAGAAAAGGGGAAGAGAAGAAGtacaaaagttaaagaaaaacaccacGTCCATCCTGATCAGCACAACTTTTAAATTGAAGCcagtaaataaatgatataataaGCCGCATGAGTCCTCGTCCTGACCAGGAACTAATAAAAAATAAgggtttatttttattccacAAGAGGAAATGAATGCATGATTAATAGCGTCccgctgcagagctgcaggctCTGACCCACCACCTGCACTGGGACCCATCTCCAAATGCAAAAAGATTATTGtaatcatttaaatgcaaactcATAAAAGTTTGTACAAGTTATGAAAGCTAAAATAATAGTCAGTATAAGAAGTAAACCAAATTAAGTAAAAattatacataaaaataatgtaaaaaaggtaaaatgttCCATAAATGGTGGTCCCATTttataatttgatttatttgtattaccCAACACATCTGACCCTTTCTCATTTGTTCATCACCAATAAAACACCCTGGCACAGTGCCTTATAATAATCTCTGAGCGAGCAGACTGCAAAGCTAAATCAGGAAAGGAAACCATAGTTGGGAAAGTGTGACACTTGACAAGTAGTCAGAGTCCTCCTCAGCAGCACAAAGGGTTAGAAATCAAACAACCAATAAGGACTCAATGTCCCAGGATCCCATTAACCCAGAATGAGGTCAGGATGTGTGGGTTTATGACTGATGAGTTGGGCTGGGTGCTGCAGTTATCCAGAGTACATCATGAACCTGGAAGCCACAAGGAGTCTTACTCCAGAGAATATATCCTTCTAATTTCTGAGTTACAGTGGATTTATTAAAACAGTCTACAATTTGCTGGTTCTGGTATATAAAAGAGGTTCATCTAAAATCAGGCACTAACTCTATCATCAATGTGTGTCCACATAGGAGTTTATATGCATTGcttagaataaaaacaacaagtcaCGACTTCTGGTTAGTTTGAGTTAGCATAGCAATTTAGATAAAACAGACTCGCACCTAAAAGACGACACAGAAACACCTACAAACATTTTGACTATTACTTTGGAGGCCTGTGACTAAACGAAGTAGTCTGTAGAAAACAGACCAGACTAAGCAGATTACTGCAGAAATGTGAGGGGACATGAGAAAATGAAACAGTGCAGTTTTATCAACACTTGCTCACTTAACCCTGAAGGTAAAATTAAAGTGCTGAGCATAATTAAACACCCAGGGAACAGAATAAGCCCTGATACCAATGCAAAAAGCCATGGCAGAGATTAAAAGAGACAGGAATACATTTTGACAGTTGCCTGGGAAATTGCCTCACCTGTTTGCCATCCACCTCTATGTCAGCAACGTAATTCTCAAACACTGTGGGGACGTAGACCTCAGGGAACTGATCCTTGCTGAAGACAATCAGAAGGCAGGTCTTTCCACAAGCTCCATCCCCCACTATCACCAGCTTCTTACGGATGGCTGCCATCCCTGGAGGAAGACACGGAGTAGGAGGTAGAGGTTATGATCAAGAAGCCACAGGAAAAGCCTGACATTAAGTAGGATCAGAAGTTTAACTGTTACAGCAGAGCATTTGACGATCCAAAACATTTGTGTGCAATCGTTGTGGGAAAATACACAACAAACCATTGACCTGTCACAACCTGTATTtcatgcacaaagacaaacgAAAGCATGAAAATAACATGCAACCTATGCGGCATGAAAGCAAGACAATGTGTTGAGTAGTGTTGCATAGTGCAGGTGCACCATGCAACACTATACTTGACACATTTGACCACGGAGCTGGGAAAAAAACAGTTAAGCTCAACAGCTCAACCTAAGGTTCAGAGGggttgtgagatgattaatgtaatacaaaaatgacatgacagaaatgtaatgGTCTTCCAGCATGTGATTAACAGATTTTCTTTGAAGTAAGGAAGGCTTGCAAACCGTGAGGCTTAATATTGGACAAGTAGCCTGACAAGAGCAGGAATCACTTCACATTTGGGGCAAACGACAGTATGTGTAAAGGAAAACCAGAAATCACACAAACTACCTCTATATTAAGCAGTGTTAAGATTGCACCAGTGCACCCCAGATTTCTGTGCAGGTGCCTGTCCTATCCCTAAACAACATACAGATGTCAACATAAAGGGGGCCATTACGGCACAGCACGACATAAGCTACAAGGAAGTAAAAATTTCAGTAATTCATGATGGTTAAAGACCCAACAGACGTGTCAGTGTGGGTGTAAGAGAACAAACTTGCCCAACAGAGTTAAGGGAAGTTGGGGCAAATGACCGTCATGTAGTCATTGGTTGAGAGCAGCCTGGATCGCTCCATATTGGGAAATGTTACAGAAAGTCACAAACACAGGAACTAGGTTTAAATGTTGTGCATTCTTGTCTTGAAATCTTTAGAATTCCTAATTCCTTGCCGGTGTATAACAAAGAATTACGTTCACATTAAACCAACAGCAGAGTGTGATCACAacatgaaacaggaaacagcCATTTCCCTGCATACTTGAACAAGAACTGTGATCAAAAAGGCACAACCGCTTTATACATCAAACACACCTCATTTGTCATGGTGCACTGCCGCAGAGACAACTTTCACACCAACACAGTACTTACTAACTGCACAAGGACAACTGGACCCCTTATAGATAGGATAATACATCATATCCCTGACGGGTTATTTCCTCCTTGATCCGGAAAGGTGCAGCACTGTTTCTACCCTGCAATCTCCTTCACAGTGAGGCAGCCGGAGGCGTGATAGAGAGCAAACTCCCAGACACCTCTCGTGTTCTTTCTGAATTCATCAGCGGGGCTGCAGTTTTGATCTTGCAGCATTTCTGGAGCTGTAACATGGCATTACCACAGCCCACCGTAGAGGTTTAATTCTCTGTGCCCCTTTGAACTGAGGCAACTGGTATCAGGGGTTTGATTGTTGccgtaaaaataaataaataaagattgcAAAGCTAGAATTAGTTTAAATTTGGAATAGGCTTTGCATAACATGATGGTCTCTGGCCCCAATCCAcctgtctttctttcctctttagtttttttgtccATACAGCAGTTTGCATGCAACTGCCAATTCAATTGGTTACTGTGTGCTGCCTACATTTTCTTCAGCTTCTGTCAGTGTATTCAGTCCTTTTTTGATGAAAAACCAGCTTTTTCTTAACTGCAGCACATTTGGACATACATCCACAGTAACATGTTCCCACACAAGATACCTGCTGTGGCCCATTGGGCATACTAGTTACATTCACATGTTAAAGTATGACAACGCAATGAGTTGATTAATATACAGTCAAGTACTCTAATGCTTAAGGTCAATTATTTCTCCCTAATAAATTGCCTTTCAATTTCCCAGACTTTATTGTCCTCAGGCCCATTAGTTTCTGACCCTAAACTGCACCAAAGCACTGTGAGGTGCTGCACGCATTCTATAAATGGTAGATGAACACTCTAAGTAGGACAGCAGTGTCAAAAAATATTAGACCATTCCCTCCATGACttgaggaaaaaggaaaagacaaaaacgGGGGCAGCCGTAGCCTCGAGGTGGGTGTATGGTCAATGCTTGAAACGTTTGACCAGCGGCTAAACCGGGTAAATAACAATGTGCCCTCATTCCAACAAGTAAAACAACCAATTATTCCTTTAGAGTGGCTTACCAGACAAGGAATCTCGAAACCAGTTGTTAATACAAAGAACCGTCTATGATTGTCAGTATCAGACTATACATTTGTTTCGTTTTCCTGGCAAAAAAAAGATTCAGGAAAACACTTAACAGGGGcacaataaagacaaaacacaacaggaaaATCTCCATTAGCAGTGGAGACTGTTGTGTCTGAACTGCTTGAACTCTTGTTTCAAAAGAGCAGGGTAACATACAATATTGAAAGTACAGCACATACTCTGATGCAAGGAAGTAAGTCCTTCATTTTGGACCAAGTAAACTGAGGTAGGATCATTTCTTGCTTATTCATTTCTCGTGACTAGCTAACAGACAACCACTCGAATCCTCATGTGTAGCAGGAGAATTCATAGACGTAATTTCACAGAACAAGGGTATTACAACACAGAACTACACAACAATTGCACCAAAAATGTGAACAGTGTCCACAAGTGCCATCTTCAACATGATCAGCAGTACTAACTGGGttcatgattttcttttctctttttttaattagaaaaataaGGAAAACCAAGCATGGTAGCCTATATTTTGTGAATCTGCAGAATGATGACAGACGTGCAGGTCAAAAATTGAATGCGGCAGACAGTCATGTTTTAGTTTTCCTGCATTTTGCACAAAATGTCCCGCAGATGCATATTCTTGCATTCATGCCGCAACTGTCTTACATTACCTTCATTGTTCTTTTGTCTTTGAGCTCTAAATGGGCTTTCAGGGAAAAAGGaacatgattttattttttggcaAATACCTGCCCAGTACGAGCTgaatttgtacatatattttTGACTTGATGCAAAACAGGCATGCAAGCTTCAGGCTTGTGAGAGACCAGAGAAAACTTGCCATTTTTAAAGAACGTGCGAAAAGGAGGAAATACAAAAATCTGGATGAAAATTGGTTGTATTCAGCTAGTTTGATGCATGAGGGAATATGAAATGTAGTCTCAACTATTCCTTAGTGAGAGTTCACTAAAATCTGGAACCACCACCTGCGGCTACATAGCACCAACAGAATGTAAAACTACCACCAACCAGACACATCACCTTGGGCTGTTGCTAATATGTTAGTCATATCTGCCAGACACTTTGGCACACGACCAGGCCGAAATACCTAACAGGCTTGTCAAGCATTGAAGTGGTGCACGTGTGAAGCGATGTAACACCAACTACAGCCTGCAGACAACCACTCTACAGCTGATGTCCAATCTGTCTTCTTTGGGGTGaatagatttaaaatgtttaggTACAGCAAGACAAGAAAAGGCAGTAACAACAAATAAGTGCATGTCAGATGTACTCCCCTGATCAATTATAATCCTGGTAGGTAATGGGGACAAGGCTCAGATCTCTGCCCCACCTGCATTCTAGCCAACAAGGGACCATGAGGTTAATTTAAGAGACAAACAACGGATGAGGAGAGACAGGGATAACCCCAACAGGATCAAATTAACAGATTAGGATAGATACAGACAGAGCAACAGGGAACACTGCTGTgataaacacagaaatgaaaatAGAAGGAAGACAATTGGCAGCAGGGGTAAACCTTCTTGTCAATTTTGTGATTCACTTCATCAACCGACTTTCCCAGCAGGAATGTTTGTGGGCtcctttaaaaagaagaagctctTTCATCAATTTCACAATGCAGCCCATCCAACTCTCCTTAAATACTTAACTGTTAAAGCAATAAGCAATTTTAAAGAAAGACTATGCTTGCTAGGTTGTCTCTCTCCACCCTTGGGAGTGTTAAGTAAGCTGTCATCCTATCAAACTAAAACAGCCAATGTTTGTGCCAGCAGGTTTGCAAGTCAAACCCACGCATGTGTCCACACAACCAGTTTTCAAACACAAAACTATTGTGTGGCACTTTCCCTGATGATTAAATTGTTAATTGAAACACTATTAATTCTGCATTGTTTCCTTGTAGGACACagctttaaatgtattattaaaaatagtTACTGTGCTCTTCATGATTCATCAGCCTGTCCTTTAGAAAACCCCACACAGGCAACCGTTGCATCAAAAGACCTGTGCGTGTTTATGCCAGGAAATACCCCACACAGTCCTCAGTGTGGAAAATTAGACACCGCTTAGTGATGTTAACTGACTGCCGTCTGATTAATATTTCAGTTTCTGACAGAAACATGGCATGTGCCTTTCTTCTGCCACCTGACATGCATTTCTATGGGCGGCAACATTTCTGAATTAATCCATTACTgtgaaaagaacagaaaaataGTATTTTTACCACTGTGTGCAGCACACACGTATAGTAAAAAATACAGCAAAAAATGAATCTCCCTGGTGGTCAGTGATTTGTACAGGACAGTTAATGCAACAGTTGTCTAAACTACATGGTGATGATGACAGCTGTAGCATGTGCATGCTCAAGAACATGTAAGGGATACCGAATTTAAAAGTAACCCAGATTAATCATATCAATAATTTAAGCATGGCATTTTCTGACCTTAAGACAAATTGTCACTGATCCATTCCTGGGTAATCATTAATGCCAACCATGAAGCCTCATTAAAACAGATCCTTGTTAATAAGCACAATCAtttcatattacacatttttctaatcaaaataaaaaactagAATGGCTTAAACAAGTGGACCATTAAGACTATAATGAGCAACTGCTGCACAGGAGAACACTGCTTATGCAAAATTGGtgataaacattataaatgacCCCTTTGGAGAAAGGAGACAAGGTATATTGGGGACACTACGTTACAATTTTCAAGAATATTAGCAGATGCTCATTTTcgcaatacatttttaaaaaatagcACACGACATCTTTAGAACAAAGCCCTAGAGAACGGACATGTATTATTGGAATGAAGGTCAGATTTATGAATTGGACGTTCAATAAAAAATTTGAAATCAGTTGGTGACCATAATCTTCTATTAGAACGGCGGAGAGGATAAGTTAACAGCTTCAAGGGTGACAGTGTGAAACACCTGTAATAAAAGCCAGCCTACTTCACTCCCTCCCGCCCCTGGTGCTGCAAAAACAGCTACTGTATTTTATGATGGACTAAATATTATTCCAGAGACGTTTCTATATTTGGCGAGAATAATGAAAtgagttattaataataataataatcatttcacTGAACCCACATCCAAACATGTTGAATttgtaatgataaaaaaaatgcatccTGTTTGTCTGCTTGTAAAACGTACCAATTCAGATCCAAGGGTGGATGTCATGTCTTCTTGACACTGAGCTACAAGATTAGATTTAATCTGAGATGATTTCAATAACTCACACCCAGAATATTGTCACATCATCACTAACCGGCgtcaataaaaaatatagtgACACATCAGTTTGTCCTTATCCATCAGCCCTGGTTGGCCAAACATTTTACACTTCATTGCTGGTTAGAACATTGACTTACAATTGGTGTAGTCTACTAGACACCATAGCCAACTGCACAGAAACAGTTGCGTTTCTTGCCTGTGAGAGCTCCCAGTGTTTAgtcaaacattgtttttataccAGCTAGCCACTGGGTGGGTCACCAGAAAGATGGCGTCATCACAGAGGCAACAGATGGCTAGTGTCCGCAGTGGAAGAATGGGTGGGTGGCCCCAATCCAAACTAAATACCAAGACcaacatattttacacatgtgACTTCTCAGACGCAAAGATTGCTCACGACAAAAACCTAATATTCGAAAAACGTAAAACTTAAACGCCCCTACCAAGTAGAAACGGTGTGCTCTATGGTCACTGACATGTTTTAAACCTACAAAATAGGAAAATACGGCTTTAGTGTTTAACTAAAAGTACATAGTGGTGTATTTGTTCACTAGTATTTGGCATGTTACCGAAACATTTACGTCTAACTTTAACTACTAGCAGCCATTAACGCTGAGCCGTTGGGAAGCCGCCTGGTCAGCCGAGGCAAGTCAGGAAAAGAGCCTCATTTTTTGGCTACGGCCGGATCACCAATCTAGGCCAGTTTCAACGGTTACATTTATAAGCATTACTGAAGTATTTACAAAATTACCAACAGCCCTCGGTAGAGTCTGACCGAGGTGTTTCAGTCACATGAGCCTCTACCGCAGTTTTCTCCTCAGCACAGGAGTGTGTGGCAAGTGCGGAAGCGGCATTGAAATTGAGGTCGGTTGGGGGaaacgctaacgttagctatcCTAGCTAGCTTTTAGCTTTGCTAGCACGGCCTCTCAAAGCTCCggacaacttttttttaattacccTATCCGCTTTTAAACTTAACAATACAAGAGAATAAGCACTTCAGAATGGCCTGGTGTTCCAGAAAGTAGTTTACCTGCGGTTTATGTGGGTAGCAGTCAGATTTTCAGTGTTTCCTGGAGCAGGGTTGCTTCGCCGACCAGTCGAGTCGCTCGCTGCTTCCTCCTCGTCTCAATCTGATACAATGAATTACTTAACGGGAGCGCGCCGCCAGGGTTTGTAGATTGTAGCTGGGGGGGAGGGGTGCCGGGCACGAGCATGAGAGCCACACCTGCGCGGGCACGAGGTGTACGAGCAGAGTTACTAGCTCATCAACTGTATGGAAATCTGTAAGGTGGTGTCGAGCTATAAACACTGTCTATTTTCAGACGTTACATTTCATAACTTTCTGAGGGTGAACGCGTGTGTAACAGTACAGGAGTGTTTTACCTACGAAGACTACTTTGCAATCCTTAGGGTTTAAAATGACAGTAGCATACTACATATGAGTGTTTATTCAACTATTAACTGAAGTCCAAAATGAGTCACCGTGGGGCATTTCCTTATAGCCCAAGTACCACGTGTGTTCTTCAGTAGTCTGAGCCCCATGATAAAAACTTCATTTAGTTTAGCTTCAGACTAAACATATGATAACTGACATTTAATGGGCACTATACTGATCCAATACAAAATGTTGGGGTTATGTCCCCACGGAAAATATATTTCAGTGAATTATGTTATTCCCCCAATCAGACTTAATTGAGCCCATTACAGCGGTGCCTACAGTGAAGCTGTAACTTTCTCTCATTGTAATTGCCTGTGAGCCAGGAGGAAACTGCACTTACTGCCCCATCTGGCGGACAGTTAAGGTAACTAAACAAATTCAGACAAGTGGAGAGCAAATCATGtaacatattaaagtgaataaaaagaATAGAAACAGTGTTAGATAAGCAAATAgcctacatttactcaagtacaatttcgacataaatgtactttacttgagtttttCCATGTTATAccacttcatacttctactccactacatctcaaaGGGAAGTATTTATACTCTAATTTGACATGTATAGttacttattaaataaaaacatatgataTGCCTTTATGATATTTTGCAGTACTATACTCTTAATCTACACAGTTGCACGCAAAGTATCTTAAATTAACCGCACGTttacaaacaaagaaattaaaatactcTTACATGTACTGGTTagtaacaaaaatatataatatactataataatataacactgtcCAATATAGtgtactttactatactataatattctgta
This window of the Cottoperca gobio chromosome 7, fCotGob3.1, whole genome shotgun sequence genome carries:
- the rhoab gene encoding rho-related GTP-binding protein RhoA-B; the encoded protein is MAAIRKKLVIVGDGACGKTCLLIVFSKDQFPEVYVPTVFENYVADIEVDGKQVELALWDTAGQEDYDRLRPLSYPDTDVILMCFSIDSPDSLENIPEKWTPEVKHFCPNVPIILVGNKKDLRNDEHTRRELAKMKQEPVKSEEGRDMAGRIAAFGYMECSAKTKDGVREVFEMATRAALQARRGKKSNKCVVL